The Candidatus Methylacidiphilales bacterium genome segment TGGTCGTAAAAATTCCGAAATACCGAAAAATAGGGGCAGGTGACAATGCGGTTGCCGTGGGGCTGCGCGAACTGTGGTTCAAAGTCGTGGAAGTCGATGCATTCCAACGATTCCCTGACATGCAACTCGCGCGCCTGTCCCGTCTTGGCATCGACCCGGTCCCAGTCATAAACGCGGAAGGTGGTGTCGGAATTCTGCTGGATTTCGAGAATGACGTTTCCGGCGCCGATGGCATGCACGCGGCCGGACGGCAGGAACATGGTCTCGCCGGGGGATGTTTTCAGACGGTGGAAACAATCGGCCACGCTTTTATCCGCCAAGGCGCGCTCAAAGGCGGCACGGTCGATGCCTTTTTTGAGTCCAACGTAGATCTCGGCAGAAGGCGCGGTTTCAAGAAAATACCACATTTCGGTCTTGGGTTCGCCCTTGAATTTCGGAGCCAGGGCGGCCGGGGGATGGACTTGAAGCGAGAGCTTGTCCTGGGCATCCAACAGCTTGATGAGGATGGGGAAATGCTCCTGGTCGGGACTTTGGGTCCCAAACACGGTTTTGCGTTGCGGGCTGCTCCATAGATCGTGAAGCGTCTGGCCGGATTCGGCCATGCGGCATTGGGCTTCCGGCCGGTCGCAAAGCTCCCAGGCTTCGCCGATGGGTTTGCCCGTAGGCAGTTCTCGGCCGAAAAGTTCCTTCAGGTTGGAGCCGCCCCAAATGCGCTCCTGATACACGGGCTGCAATGAAAAAACAGACATGTGGAAATGATTAGCAGCGGGCCTGTCCGAAAACCAATCCTCTTTTTATTTGCCGTCGCCTTCAATCACTTTGGGCATCGCCGATGTCATGTCCAATGACGCTCCCGATTTTCCAAACAATTTCCCGGCGGGAAGCCTCTGGGCGGTGCGGTTCAGGCGGTTCATGTGTTCCTCGGCTATCAACTTGTAAGCAGCCACGGTCATGTTTGCCGCATGGCGCACTTCCAGCCGCACATCCGCAAGCATCAGCTTGTCATGCATGGAAAATGGAACATTCGCATACGGAGTCAGACGTGTTCCGTTGAGAAAGGTCCCGTTGCGGGACCCCGTGTCCCAAAGAAACAAACCCTGTTTCCCGCAGCAAATGTGCGCATGGTAACGGCTGAGTGACTGGCTCTCCACCATGATGTCAGCATCCGGTGCGCGGCCCACCACCACTTCGTTCGCTTCCATGCGATTGTGCGCCGTTTTCCCGTCCGGCGTGATAAGAAGAAGGTCCAACGGCAGAATCGGTACCAACTTTTTTTTGTAAAGCTGGCACGTAATCCGGCTCCAACGCGCCGCACGGCGTTGGAGCGACTTGTCTTCCGTCAGGCTCAGGATCTCCCCTGCCTCGATCCTCAATACCGGATCTTCGCACTCTTCATTGTCATACCACTGAAGTTCGGGCTTCACCCAGCGCAGCACATTGAGCAATGTTTCTTCAATCGGTTCAGGCTCCGGGGAGGCGGACTCGTATTGGATGTCCAACCGGCAAAGCGTGCCTTCCATAAAATACAAATTTGCCCTGGCTTTGGCGCTCTTGTTTTCCACTTCCAGCCGCCCGGTCTTGCCATAGGTCCAGGACATGCGGAGATAATTGATCAAGGCCACATCAAAACCCTGGATTCGCGTCGGACGCGAGGGCTTGACCATAATTAGTGATGGAACTTCGGCGGCTACCCTCGCCGGTTCCGGTGTTAAACCCCCCGAGCTCATGTCTTTGCCATCAGGCATATAACCGACCTGACTTTCAGACACCCTATCCAAATCCGGGGTGCTTGCACAATAATAAAAGCAAGAAACACAACTCCTGAATATTAGAGGCCGTAATTTATGCGTCCCGGGCTGGCGCGAAAATGTGCTCAGTCATTTGGCATATGCATGTTTAAGCATGCCGGATTTTAAAATTGCTTGAAACTTTCCCTTATGAACTATGTTTAATAACTTATGCTCACGCCCCTGCCGGATTCCCAATGGAACCGCGACACCGCGGCGCATCTCCTTAGACGGGCAGGATTCGGCTCCAATCCCGAGCAGTTGGATTCCTGGTCCAAACTCAAACTTGGAGATGCGGTAGATCGCCTGGTGGACTGGCAGCAAGTCCCCGATCCAACCCCGAACCCGGATTGGGCCAAGCCGGACCCAACCCTTGAATCAAAACGCGAAGAATTGCGGATGATGAGCGAGGAGGACCGGAAAAAAGCCGTTCAAATGATCGGTCGCTCCCAGCGCGAACATGTTGAGAAATTGCGGCTCTGGTGGCTGACCCGCATGTTCGAAACCACGCGCCCGCTTCAGGAAAAGATGACGCTTTTCTGGCATGGCCATTTCGCGACCAGCGTGGAAAAGGTCAAGGACGCCTATTTCATGTGGAAACAGAACGATCTTTTCCGGCAACTCGGCAACGGCAATTTTGAGGAATTGCTCGTGGAAGGCGGCCGCGAACCCGCGATGTTGATCTGGCTTGACGGTGGAAGCAGCAACCTCCGGGCACCCAATGAAAACTATGCCCGTGAAGTCATGGAACTTTTCACGCTGGGCGAGGGCCATTACACGGAGGATGACATCAAGAACGCGGCCAAAGCGTTTACGGGGTGGGTCGTTGAACGCGAGAAACAAGCAAGCGAGTTCCGCCCCCAGCGATTCAGCAATGAACCCAAAACCTTCAAAGGACAAACCGGGGATTTCAACGACAAGGACATTGTTCACTTGATTCTCCAGGACCCGAATTGCGCGCCTTACCTTGCGAAAAAGCTCTGGACTTTTTTCGCTTATGAAAATCCCGAACCGGAGCTGGTGGGCGCCCTGGCCGGGCGGTTCCGCGACGCCAAATACGAAATCAAGCCCCTGCTGCGTACGCTGTTTCTTTCAGAGGAATTTTATTCGCAGAAATCGATTCGCAACCAGATCAAGAGCCCGGTGCAGTGGCTTGTCGGCTGCTGCAAGAGCCTGAATTTAGACCGTATTCCATGGCTTGCGCCCAATGCCATACGCTTGTTAGGCCAGGACCTTTTCGCCCCGCCCAGCGTGAAAGGCTGGGATGGCGGGCGCAATTGGATCAGCACGGCCACGCTCCTGCAGCGCTGCAACATCGCGCGTTTCATGATCTATGGCGGCAATCCGGCCAGCATGGGAATCCTGCCTCCCAATCTCGCCAAGGCCGAGGAAAAGGGCAAAATCGAAATCCCGCCCGGCCAGCAACCCGCGCAACCGGGGCAACCTGCGCAGCCCGGACAAAATCAACCCCCGCCCATGGACGAAAAAATGGAGCGTAAACAGGAAATTCTTCAGCGCCTTGCAAGAGTCAACATTCCGCCCATGGTGCAGGTTCAAAGCCTGGTTCCGCCGGACGCCTTGTCCGACAACAAAAAGCTCATTGCCGCCCTTTCCCAACGCCTGTACCAAAGCCCGCTTAATCCCCAACTGGAAAAAGCATGCGAGGACTATCTCGGGGGCGATGCAAAACCGGTTTCCAACGAAAAAATACAGGGCCTGCTCTATCTGATGATGACCCGGCCCGAATTCCAACTGGGCTAACCCAGAGGCCTCACCCCCTATGAAAACACGCCGTGAATTTCTAAAATCTGGTTGCATCGGACTGGCGGCCACCTGGACCCTGCCCGCCTTCCTCAGCAAAACCATTTTCACCCTTGATTTGCAGGCGGCTGACGCGCTCACGCAAAGTCTTTCGGGCGCGGATGGTCCCATTCTTGTCGTGCTCCAAATGGGCGGCGGGAATGACGGGTTGAGTACGGTGGTTCCATTTGCTCAGGATGCCTATTATAAAAGCCGCGCCAAACTGGGCATACCCGCGGACAAAATCCTCAAGTTGACCGCAGCCGCAGAGTTCGGCCTGAACCCCAATCTCACCGGGCTAAAAGAGCTGTACGACTCCGGCAGCCTGGCATTGCTCAATGGCGTGGGTTATCCCAATCCCAACCGCTCGCATTTCCGTTCGATGGAAATCTGGCAAACCGCTTCCGATTCCGACAAAAGCGAGTCCTACGGCTGGCTGGGCCGTTACTTCGACAATGCCTGTTCCGGCGCCGATCCCACTGTAGGCATCAATCTGGGCTCCATGCCACCCCAGGCCTTTCTTGGCCCCAAACCACTGGGCATCGCCATGGCCAGTCCCGACCGTTACCGTTTGATGGAATCGGGCGGCAGTGACAAACAGGTCGTCCAGGAATTTTATGAAGCCTTGAACAAGCCCCAGACCGGCGACTTCGACAGCAACGTCAGCGGAGGCTCGGTGCAGAATGTCGGCATGACCGCCAATCACGACACCGCCATCAGCAACCTCGATTATCTCCAAAGAACTGCTATGGATGCCGAGTTCAGCTCCCGCGAAATCCAGACGATTGCGAAAAAAACGTATTCCGGTGTAACCTATCCCCCCGGACAGTTGTCGAATGATTTGAGGCTCGTGGCTCGTCTCATTGGCGGCGGCTTAAAAACCCGCATTTATTACGTCAACCAGGGAGGCTACGACACCCATGCCAACCAGCAGGCAACGCACAGCCGCCTCATGACCGACCTTTCCGGAGCCCTGTCGGCCTTTGCTTCCGATCTCAAGGCTCAGGGCAATTTCGACCGTGTTCTGCTCATGACCTTCAGCGAGTTTGGACGCCGCGTGCAGGAAAACGCCTCAGGCGGCACCGACCACGGCGTGGCTGGCCCCATGTTTGTCCTGGGCGGAAAAGTCAAGGCCGGCGCCTACGGCCAATACCCGAGCCTTACGGACCTCGACCATGGCGACATCCGGCACAACCTGGATTTCCGTTCCGTCTATGCCACGGTATTGGACCGCTGGCTGAAAGCGGATTCCGCGGCGATCCTCAAACGCAAGTTTGACAGCCTGGATTTTGTTTAAAGGGGGAAATTAACCACGAAGACACCAAGCCACGAAGGAAGACAAAAACCATTTTAAACCGGTTAAAAACAAATAGATAATCTGCATCCAATCCCCTCTATCAAGAGGGGCAGAAAGCGGAGCGCTTCAATATGAAACCCTACCTGTTGCTCGGCATGTTCTTGGCCGTCACGGTTCATGCGTCAGATTTGGCGCCCGGCGCACCCGATCTTTATTATCGGGATCGGGCCAATGTATTCCCAAGGGCGGAAAGTCAGCCACAACCTCGTTGAGGTTGTATTCATTTCCGAACGGCATACCCAAGGTAGCCCGGCTGCGCGGGACAACCTTGCGCTGGAGGCCGCAATCCCGTTGGGATTGTTCACGCCATGTTTTTCGAACAAGTTCCCCCTTAATCCCTTCGGCCCTCAAGGTAATTACATAAGATTTTGATAATTCCCGTTGCATTCTTGATCCGTCTGCCCTAATCCATAAAATCGATGGATAGCGACCTGCAACAGATGGTGGACTCCGAGCAACTCCCGGCTGACTTGGTTCCTAAACTCGAAAAACTCACTCCGGGCACCTGTTGCCAGCACCGAAGTTGGGGCACCGGTAAAATCCGCGAATGGGACAAGGTACTCAACCGGATCGTCATTGATTTTCAGACCAAGGCCGGCCATCAGATGGAATTTAAATACGCCGCAGATTCCCTCATCCCCTTGCCGGACGACCATATTGAAGCCGTCAAATTGAATGATCCCGCAGGCGCACGCGAACTGGCGGCAAAAGATCCCCTGGCTCTCATGAAAATCGTGGTGCGCAGCCTGCAGAATTTTGCG includes the following:
- a CDS encoding DUF1501 domain-containing protein yields the protein MKTRREFLKSGCIGLAATWTLPAFLSKTIFTLDLQAADALTQSLSGADGPILVVLQMGGGNDGLSTVVPFAQDAYYKSRAKLGIPADKILKLTAAAEFGLNPNLTGLKELYDSGSLALLNGVGYPNPNRSHFRSMEIWQTASDSDKSESYGWLGRYFDNACSGADPTVGINLGSMPPQAFLGPKPLGIAMASPDRYRLMESGGSDKQVVQEFYEALNKPQTGDFDSNVSGGSVQNVGMTANHDTAISNLDYLQRTAMDAEFSSREIQTIAKKTYSGVTYPPGQLSNDLRLVARLIGGGLKTRIYYVNQGGYDTHANQQATHSRLMTDLSGALSAFASDLKAQGNFDRVLLMTFSEFGRRVQENASGGTDHGVAGPMFVLGGKVKAGAYGQYPSLTDLDHGDIRHNLDFRSVYATVLDRWLKADSAAILKRKFDSLDFV
- a CDS encoding class I mannose-6-phosphate isomerase → MSVFSLQPVYQERIWGGSNLKELFGRELPTGKPIGEAWELCDRPEAQCRMAESGQTLHDLWSSPQRKTVFGTQSPDQEHFPILIKLLDAQDKLSLQVHPPAALAPKFKGEPKTEMWYFLETAPSAEIYVGLKKGIDRAAFERALADKSVADCFHRLKTSPGETMFLPSGRVHAIGAGNVILEIQQNSDTTFRVYDWDRVDAKTGQARELHVRESLECIDFHDFEPQFAQPHGNRIVTCPYFSVFRNFYDQKGQTEDLATDGSSFYYLFISAGKFRIAGKEYGRGCSLLVTAEPGSLEMESLEDFGEMISVTWPE
- a CDS encoding FHA domain-containing protein; protein product: MVKPSRPTRIQGFDVALINYLRMSWTYGKTGRLEVENKSAKARANLYFMEGTLCRLDIQYESASPEPEPIEETLLNVLRWVKPELQWYDNEECEDPVLRIEAGEILSLTEDKSLQRRAARWSRITCQLYKKKLVPILPLDLLLITPDGKTAHNRMEANEVVVGRAPDADIMVESQSLSRYHAHICCGKQGLFLWDTGSRNGTFLNGTRLTPYANVPFSMHDKLMLADVRLEVRHAANMTVAAYKLIAEEHMNRLNRTAQRLPAGKLFGKSGASLDMTSAMPKVIEGDGK
- a CDS encoding DUF1800 family protein, producing MLTPLPDSQWNRDTAAHLLRRAGFGSNPEQLDSWSKLKLGDAVDRLVDWQQVPDPTPNPDWAKPDPTLESKREELRMMSEEDRKKAVQMIGRSQREHVEKLRLWWLTRMFETTRPLQEKMTLFWHGHFATSVEKVKDAYFMWKQNDLFRQLGNGNFEELLVEGGREPAMLIWLDGGSSNLRAPNENYAREVMELFTLGEGHYTEDDIKNAAKAFTGWVVEREKQASEFRPQRFSNEPKTFKGQTGDFNDKDIVHLILQDPNCAPYLAKKLWTFFAYENPEPELVGALAGRFRDAKYEIKPLLRTLFLSEEFYSQKSIRNQIKSPVQWLVGCCKSLNLDRIPWLAPNAIRLLGQDLFAPPSVKGWDGGRNWISTATLLQRCNIARFMIYGGNPASMGILPPNLAKAEEKGKIEIPPGQQPAQPGQPAQPGQNQPPPMDEKMERKQEILQRLARVNIPPMVQVQSLVPPDALSDNKKLIAALSQRLYQSPLNPQLEKACEDYLGGDAKPVSNEKIQGLLYLMMTRPEFQLG